The Malus domestica chromosome 13, GDT2T_hap1 genome includes a window with the following:
- the LOC103422319 gene encoding transcription factor bHLH35-like, whose product MDNIGDEYKHYWETNMFLQTEELDSWGLDEAFSGYYDSSSPDGAASSMASKNIVSERNRRKKLNERLFALRAVVPNISKMDKASIIKDAIEYIQELHEQERRIQTEIVELESGKSNKNQGSDFEQDLPVLLRSKKKKIDQIYDSEGSRTSTIEILELRVTYMGEKTVVVSLTCSKRTDTMVKLCEVFESLKLKIITANITSFNGRVLKTVFVEADEEEKDDLKIKIETAIEALNDPESPMSI is encoded by the exons ATGGACAATATTGGTGATGAGTACAAACATTACTGGGAAACCAATATGTTCCTCCAAACCGAAGAGCTTGACAG TTGGGGTTTGGATGAGGCGTTTTCCGGGTACTACGATTCGAGCTCGCCGGACGGAGCAGCTTCATCCATGGCCTCCAAGAATATTGTGTCTGAGAGGAATAGGAGGAAGAAGCTCAATGAAAGGCTGTTTGCACTTAGAGCTGTGGTCCCCAACATTAGCAAG ATGGACAAGGCTTCTATAATCAAAGACGCCATTGAATATATCCAAGAGCTGCATGAACAAGAAAGAAGAATTCAAACAGAGATAGTTGAGCTTGAATCtggaaaatcaaacaaaaatcaGGGTTCCGATTTCGAACAAGACCTGCCGGTCCTGTTGagatcaaagaagaagaaaattgatCAGATCTACGACTCTGAAGGATCAAGAACTTCCACCATCGAAATCCTCGAg CTTAGGGTTACATACATGGGTGAAAAAACAGTGGTAGTGAGCTTGACATGCAGTAAAAGAACGGACACGATGGTAAAATTGTGCGAGGTATTCGAATCTTTGAAGCTCAAAATTATTACCGCGAATATTACTTCTTTCAACGGGAGGGTTTTGAAGACGGTTTTCGTTGAG GCAgacgaagaagaaaaagatgattTGAAGATAAAAATTGAAACAGCCATTGAAGCTTTGAATGATCCAGAAAGCCCCATGAGCATATGA